The following proteins are encoded in a genomic region of Candidatus Diapherotrites archaeon:
- a CDS encoding pyridoxal phosphate-dependent aminotransferase has protein sequence MPYSRRIPKTRWGHILSERVANLPESEFESIMGIAKERPDIISLGPGEPDFSSPTPVIRATQEALQKGQTHYSAIPGLKELREAISRKLKKENHIFLEDPENEVCVTAGSTEGLLLGLMSIVDVGEEVLVPDPGFLAYTPMVDLVTGNALPYRLKDEDGFQIHPEELEAQITNKTRTIILNSPSNPTGTVLKRKVLEEIADIAVEHELIIFSDEAYEKLVFGKGKHVSMAALEGMHDHVLTFQSFSKSFAMPGFRIGYVAGHHELVRKIGQIHVYTSLTASTANQYGALKALSLGKKYVERMRTSYDQRRKLVLKHVNEMKTLHVEVEPEGAFYVFPRITTKQKSRDYAHALVKKAKVLMVPGNEFGRGGEGFMRISYATSTQQINEAFERMKKAGF, from the coding sequence ATGCCCTATTCCAGACGCATCCCTAAAACAAGGTGGGGACATATCCTCTCCGAACGCGTGGCGAACTTACCTGAGTCGGAATTCGAATCCATCATGGGCATCGCCAAGGAACGCCCGGACATCATTTCATTAGGGCCGGGGGAACCTGATTTTAGTTCTCCTACGCCGGTTATCCGCGCCACGCAAGAGGCGCTCCAAAAAGGGCAGACGCATTATTCGGCCATCCCGGGGTTGAAAGAATTGCGGGAGGCCATCTCGCGCAAACTGAAAAAGGAGAACCATATTTTCCTGGAAGACCCCGAGAACGAAGTATGCGTCACCGCCGGAAGCACGGAAGGATTGCTCTTGGGATTGATGAGTATCGTGGATGTGGGAGAAGAAGTTTTAGTGCCCGACCCGGGGTTCTTAGCGTACACCCCCATGGTGGATCTGGTGACGGGAAACGCCCTCCCCTACCGCTTGAAGGATGAGGATGGGTTTCAAATCCACCCTGAAGAATTGGAAGCCCAGATTACCAACAAGACCCGCACCATCATCCTGAATTCCCCCTCCAATCCAACGGGGACGGTGCTCAAGCGAAAGGTTTTGGAGGAGATCGCTGACATCGCGGTGGAGCATGAACTGATCATATTTTCGGATGAGGCCTATGAGAAGCTGGTCTTTGGTAAAGGAAAACATGTGAGCATGGCCGCGCTGGAAGGCATGCACGATCACGTGCTGACATTTCAATCATTCTCCAAGAGCTTCGCCATGCCTGGATTTCGTATTGGCTACGTGGCCGGCCACCATGAGTTGGTGCGGAAAATAGGGCAGATTCACGTGTACACGAGCCTCACTGCGAGCACGGCCAATCAATATGGGGCGCTGAAGGCATTATCCTTGGGAAAAAAATATGTGGAGCGGATGCGCACGAGCTATGACCAGCGGAGGAAACTGGTTTTGAAGCATGTGAATGAGATGAAAACATTACACGTGGAAGTGGAACCGGAAGGGGCCTTTTATGTGTTCCCCCGAATAACGACAAAACAAAAATCCCGCGACTACGCCCACGCACTGGTGAAAAAAGCCAAGGTCCTCATGGTCCCGGGAAACGAGTTCGGGCGAGGGGGGGAAGGATTCATGCGCATCTCCTACGCGACGAGCACCCAACAGATTAACGAAGCATTTGAACGGATGAAGAAGGCGGGGTTCTGA
- a CDS encoding antitoxin VapB family protein has protein sequence MGTKTISITDEAYDRLFRRKKGNESFSEVICRLTNKSSILAFAGILSDSEGEKLERAIKEGRKTSRQRKIEAI, from the coding sequence ATGGGTACGAAGACCATCTCTATCACGGATGAGGCGTATGATCGTCTCTTTCGCAGAAAGAAAGGGAATGAGAGCTTCAGCGAGGTCATTTGCCGGCTTACCAACAAAAGCAGCATTCTTGCATTCGCGGGAATCCTTTCTGATTCGGAGGGAGAAAAACTCGAACGTGCCATCAAAGAGGGAAGAAAAACCTCTCGCCAGAGGAAAATTGAGGCGATTTGA
- a CDS encoding PIN domain-containing protein produces the protein MILDTNVLIDLLKGRKEAIAKLSELEEKGVVLSTTTISVFELYRGLREISNHEKITQISKLLESLDVYLFDKESARDGGMMLAKLEREGKGIDTEDTMIAGIAKTHQKKILTRDTNHFARIPDIAIETY, from the coding sequence ATGATACTCGACACGAACGTGCTCATTGACCTCCTGAAAGGAAGAAAGGAAGCTATCGCCAAACTTTCAGAACTGGAAGAAAAAGGAGTCGTGTTGTCCACTACTACCATTTCCGTCTTTGAACTATACCGGGGACTCCGAGAAATAAGCAATCATGAAAAAATCACCCAAATATCCAAATTATTGGAATCACTCGATGTGTACCTTTTCGATAAAGAGTCCGCCCGGGATGGGGGAATGATGCTCGCCAAACTGGAACGCGAAGGAAAAGGAATCGACACTGAGGACACCATGATTGCAGGCATCGCCAAAACCCACCAAAAAAAAATCCTCACGCGAGATACCAACCATTTCGCACGCATTCCTGACATTGCCATTGAAACATATTAA
- a CDS encoding class I SAM-dependent methyltransferase: MGKMRLSYYDSIAPYWDIMYSSEPFYRKGFAFIDSYRQKNNLPKKILDVACGTGQLLAIFEIEGYDAYGSDISPAFLRIARKKLKHAHLKRKPYQEISFPTTFPIIISFFNSFAYCQDSKTFIRTLKNLRNLLTENGILIFDLVLTDQMKEDVFGTKEYFSGNVSISRSMHAHAKDRKWYTKMVYFILENRKSKIIAEKTVRGIFSRAEMVDIIKKSGYKIDYIGKGYFDTTFVIRKLENRKTKSNN, encoded by the coding sequence ATGGGTAAAATGCGTTTAAGCTATTACGATTCAATTGCGCCCTATTGGGATATAATGTATTCCAGTGAACCCTTTTATCGAAAGGGATTCGCTTTTATTGATTCGTATCGCCAGAAAAATAATTTACCAAAAAAAATACTGGATGTGGCATGCGGAACGGGGCAATTATTGGCAATATTTGAGATAGAAGGGTACGATGCATATGGATCGGATATCAGCCCGGCATTCTTGCGGATCGCACGGAAGAAATTGAAGCATGCCCATTTGAAGAGGAAGCCCTATCAGGAAATTTCATTTCCGACCACATTTCCCATTATCATCAGCTTTTTCAATTCCTTCGCCTATTGCCAGGATTCTAAAACATTTATCCGGACATTGAAGAATTTGCGGAATCTATTGACTGAAAATGGCATTTTGATTTTCGATTTAGTTCTCACAGATCAAATGAAGGAAGATGTTTTCGGCACAAAAGAATATTTTTCCGGAAACGTCTCTATTTCACGTTCTATGCACGCTCATGCCAAGGATAGAAAGTGGTATACGAAGATGGTATATTTCATCCTCGAAAACAGGAAGTCTAAAATTATCGCCGAAAAGACAGTTAGGGGTATTTTTTCAAGAGCGGAAATGGTAGATATCATAAAGAAATCTGGCTACAAAATCGACTATATTGGAAAAGGTTATTTCGACACCACTTTTGTCATCCGGAAACTCGAAAACAGAAAAACGAAATCAAATAATTGA
- a CDS encoding type II toxin-antitoxin system RelE/ParE family toxin, which produces MVDSQLEYHLDRLRKGPFEDRRLADYIDKAFIDLKENPIGGIKVPKKLWPKEYVVKYRITNLFKYDLPNGWRLLYFLRGNDLEVLAIILEWLSHKDYERRFGY; this is translated from the coding sequence ATGGTCGATAGCCAGTTGGAATATCACCTTGATCGGCTGCGAAAAGGGCCCTTCGAAGATCGTCGTTTGGCCGATTATATTGATAAGGCTTTTATCGATTTGAAAGAAAACCCGATTGGTGGGATCAAGGTGCCCAAAAAATTGTGGCCAAAAGAATATGTGGTCAAATACAGAATTACGAATCTTTTCAAATACGATTTACCGAATGGATGGCGGCTACTCTATTTCCTCAGGGGAAACGACTTAGAAGTTTTAGCCATTATCTTAGAATGGTTGAGTCATAAGGACTATGAGCGCCGGTTTGGGTATTAA